One region of Zingiber officinale cultivar Zhangliang chromosome 7B, Zo_v1.1, whole genome shotgun sequence genomic DNA includes:
- the LOC122004506 gene encoding probable RNA-dependent RNA polymerase 3 — translation MKPQPSPTIVGRSMAHDNALDNAVWLPRSVEELLHRICVEQSLLQPDPGARRALADLGEAAALDVLMQMSGRRIRNFSGFILYMANNFRPIPTQESFADTLPSGSSSPLRSCGVCSEESLQSDPRYVAPSSSGQSISPQLIALGQLEFRKAFLVLSYLGRYKLEETISVEFIKQIQWLNMDQFESVVWEELRSKCIPLLDRRKSSDWDSSKAHIYHCHVDLEGHLIFKVCLSHY, via the exons ATGAAACCCCAGCCATCGCCTACCATCGTCGGTCGATCCATGGCTCACGACAATGCCCTGGACAACGCAGTCTGGCTGCCTAGGTCTGTTGAAGAGTTGCTCCACCGGATTTGTGTTGAGCAGTCGCTGCTCCAGCCGGACCCTGGGGCCAGGAGGGCCCTGGCCGACCTGGGGGAAGCAGCCGCCTTAGACGTCCTGATGCAGATGTcaggaagaagaataagaaattttTCTGGTTTCATCTTGTACATGGCGAATAACTTCCGCCCTATACCCACCCAGGAGAGTTTCGCTGACACTCTGCCCTCGGGCTCCTCCTCTCCTTTGCGCAGCTGTGGCGTGTGCTCCG AAGAATCACTTCAGAGCGATCCTCGATACGTGGCTCCGTCATCATCTGGGCAGTCAATAAGTCCTCAGCTCATAGCACTGGGCCAGCTTGAATTCAGGAAGGCTTTTTTGGTTCTAAGTTATTTAGGAAG GTACAAGTTAGAAGAAACTATATCAGTTGAATTTATCAAGCAAATTCAATGGTTGAACATGGATCAGTTTGAGTCAGTTGTTTGGGAGGAATTGAGGTCTAAATGCATTCCGCTGCTTGATAGGAGAAAG AGCTCGGACTGGGATTCCAGTAAGGCTCATATATACCATTGTCATGTTGATTTAGAGGGACATTTAATCTTTAAGGTATG cttGAGCCACTACTAG